In Mycolicibacterium nivoides, the DNA window ACGTGATGCTCGAACTCGGCCACCCGATGCATGCCCACGACAGCAGCCTGATCACCGGCGGCCTCGCGGTGCGTTTCGCCCGTGACGGCGAAAAGGTGGTCACGCTCGACGATGTCGAGCGCACGTTGAACTCCGCCGACGTACTGATCGTCGACGACGTCGCGACCGCCGCGATCGGCGGGGTGATGGGCGCGGGCACCACCGAGGTGCGCGATACCACCACCGACGTGCTGCTGGAAGCCGCGGTGTGGGATCCGGCAGCGGTATCGCGTACCCAGCGCCGTCTGCACCTGGCCAGTGAGGCGGGGCGCCGTTACGAGCGGTCGGTAGACCCGGCCATTTCGGTTGCCGCACTGGATCGTTGCGCGACCCTGCTGGCCGAGATCGCCGGCGGTACCGTCGCGCCGACGCTCACCGACTGGCGCGCGGACGGGCGCACCGACTGGTCCCAACCGGCCATCGAGATCCCGGCCGACCTGCCCGACCGCACCGCGGGCGTCGAATATGCCGCGGGCACCACGGCACGCCGGCTCACCCAGATCGGCGCCGTTGTAGCTGAAGCCGCTGGTTCCGCTTCGTTGACCGTCATTCCGCCGAGCTGGCGGCCCGACATGCGTCAGCGCGCCGACCTCGTGGAGGAAGTGCTGCGGCTGGAGGGGCTGGAGTCGATCCCGTCGGTTCTGCCCACGGCACCGGCCGGACGTGGCCTGACCGCGGTCCAGAAGCGTCGCCGCGCGATCGGAAAGTCGCTGGCGCTGGCTGGATTCGTCGAGGTCCTGCCCACGCCGTTCCTGCCCGCCGGGGTGTTCGATGCGTGGGGTCTGGCCGCCGACGACCCGCGCCGCAACGCCATCAAGGTGCTCAACCCGCTGGAAGCCGACCGTCCGCAGCTGGCCACCACGCTGCTGCCCGGATTGCTGGAAGCATTGGGCCGCAACGTATCCCGTGGCGCCGCCGATGTCGCACTGTTCGCGATCCAGCAGGTGGTGCATCCCACGGCCGAGACCCGCTCCGTCGAGCGCATCCCGAACGACCGCAGGCCCACCGACGAGGAGATCGCCGGGCTGGACGCTTCGTTGCCGCATCAGCCGCAGCACGTCGCGGCGGTACTCGCCGGGCTGCGCGAGCCTGCCGGGCCGTGGGGTCCGGGTCGGCCGGTCGAGGCCGCCGATGCGTTCGAGGCGGTACGGGTGATCGGCCGGGCTGCCGGAGTGGAGTTCACCCTGCGCGCCGCCCAGGAGTTGCCGTGGCATCCGGGGCGCTGTGCCGAGGTAGTGATCGGCGACCCCGGAAAAGAGATAGTGGTGGGCTACGCAGGCCAGCTGCATCCGGCGGTCGTCGAGCGGACCGGCCTGCCCAAGGGCTCCTGCGCCGTCGAGCTCGACCTCGATGCCGTGCCGATCGTCGAGGTGTTGCCCGCGCCGTCGGTGTCACCGTTCCCGGCGGTGTTCCAGGACATCAGCGTGGTGGTGGACACTGAGGTCGCTTCGGCTGCAGTTGTTGCTGCCGTCCGCGACGGGGCCGGCGAGCTGCTGGAGGACGTCCGGCTGTTCGACGTCTACACCGGTCCGCAGATCGGGGAGGGCCGCAAGTCCCTGACCCTGGCATTGCGGTTCCGGGCTGCTGACCGGACCCTCACCGAGGGCGAGGCCAGTGCCGCCCGCGACGCCGCTGTCGCGGTGGCCGGCGAGCGTGTCGGAGCTGTCCTGCGCGGCTGAGTTTTGAGCGTGAACGTGGGGGCTGTGCACGCATTTGTGGGGTTTTGCGTGCACAGCCCCCACGCTCGACTTTCGCGCCGATTAATGAATTTGCATCTGCATGCATAACAATGCAGAATTGCCGCATGACTTCGATAGCGGTAGCCGGTGCCAGCGGCTACGCCGGCGGAGAGATCCTGCGGTTGCTGCTCGGGCATCCGGCCTACTCTGACGGCCGGTTGACCATCGGGGCGTTGACCGCGGCCTCCAGTGCCGGGACGACGATGGCCGAGCATCATCCGCACCTGTTGCCGTTGGCCTCGCGTGTTCTGGAGCCCACCGACGCCGAGGTGCTGGCCGGCCATGACGTGGTGTTCCTCGGGCTGCCGCACGGTCATTCCGCGGCGCTGGCCGAGCAGCTCGGTCCCGACACTCTGATCATCGATTGCGGTGCCGACTTCCGGCTGACCGACGCCGCCGATTGGGAGAAGTTCTACGGTTCGGCGCACGCCGGCAGCTGGCCCTACGGGCTGCCCGAGCTGCCGGGCGCCCGGGACCGGCTCAAAGGCACCAAGCGCATCGCGGTGCCGGGCTGTTATCCGACCGCCGCGCTGCTGGCTCTGCTGCCCGCGGTGGCCGCCGACCTCGTCGAACCGGCCGTCACGGTCGTCGCCGTC includes these proteins:
- the pheT gene encoding phenylalanine--tRNA ligase subunit beta, which encodes MRIPFSWLREAVRAGAPDWDASVEELEQTFIRIGHEVEEIIPIGPVSGPLTVGRVAEIEELTEFKKPIRACKVDVGVQNVDGEPRDIVCGATNFAVGDLVVVALPGTVLPGDFTIATRKTYGRVSDGMICSASEMNLGVDQSGILVLPAGTAEPGTPAAELLGLDDVVFHLAITPDRGYCLSVRGLAREIACAHDLDFVDPADVAPLPAEGEAWPLTVEPGTGVQRFGLRPVTGIDPAAVSPWWMQRRLMLSGIRAISPAVDVTNYVMLELGHPMHAHDSSLITGGLAVRFARDGEKVVTLDDVERTLNSADVLIVDDVATAAIGGVMGAGTTEVRDTTTDVLLEAAVWDPAAVSRTQRRLHLASEAGRRYERSVDPAISVAALDRCATLLAEIAGGTVAPTLTDWRADGRTDWSQPAIEIPADLPDRTAGVEYAAGTTARRLTQIGAVVAEAAGSASLTVIPPSWRPDMRQRADLVEEVLRLEGLESIPSVLPTAPAGRGLTAVQKRRRAIGKSLALAGFVEVLPTPFLPAGVFDAWGLAADDPRRNAIKVLNPLEADRPQLATTLLPGLLEALGRNVSRGAADVALFAIQQVVHPTAETRSVERIPNDRRPTDEEIAGLDASLPHQPQHVAAVLAGLREPAGPWGPGRPVEAADAFEAVRVIGRAAGVEFTLRAAQELPWHPGRCAEVVIGDPGKEIVVGYAGQLHPAVVERTGLPKGSCAVELDLDAVPIVEVLPAPSVSPFPAVFQDISVVVDTEVASAAVVAAVRDGAGELLEDVRLFDVYTGPQIGEGRKSLTLALRFRAADRTLTEGEASAARDAAVAVAGERVGAVLRG
- the argC gene encoding N-acetyl-gamma-glutamyl-phosphate reductase, whose product is MTSIAVAGASGYAGGEILRLLLGHPAYSDGRLTIGALTAASSAGTTMAEHHPHLLPLASRVLEPTDAEVLAGHDVVFLGLPHGHSAALAEQLGPDTLIIDCGADFRLTDAADWEKFYGSAHAGSWPYGLPELPGARDRLKGTKRIAVPGCYPTAALLALLPAVAADLVEPAVTVVAVSGTSGAGKSAKVDLLGSEVIGSARAYNIAGKHRHTPEIAQGLRSVTDKDVTVSFTPVLIPTSRGILATCTARTEASEAEVRAAYEKAYGAEPFIHLLPEGQLPKTGSVIGSNAAQLAVAVDEQAKTLVAIAAIDNLTKGTGGAAVQSMNLALGWPETEGLSIVGVAP